In Helianthus annuus cultivar XRQ/B chromosome 8, HanXRQr2.0-SUNRISE, whole genome shotgun sequence, a single genomic region encodes these proteins:
- the LOC110943238 gene encoding uncharacterized protein LOC110943238 yields the protein MPYHPTSMTSQLKFTLRIVNAPLPAKLKMPPTLKFYDGTSDPDDHMFAFAGATKVEQWPMPAWCHMFAQTLTGSARVWFDGLQEGSIDHFEDFRRMFLQNFCQQRRCKKDITEVHHIKRRDGESVEDFIGRFNKWGSGPSPCFRVLSRSSKQSACREAPRRPPKNQGAKNAKARTTSWRWNTSPPKDRNSNWNRSRRQYQKSDRSSFQTRNICFNTFSELTKSPSEILSTETTRFPTPSKQRPISDKHSKNYCEYHRDKGHTTDECWVLKQEIEKAVRSGKLSHLIKEVKDGKKSATAPDNPNTEAGINMIRSTEPRGIKRSNQRMAAWMHQPTYFPPIDPDDARDGPITISAVIVGHLVR from the exons ATGCCGTATCATCCTACGTCTATGACTTCTCAGTTAAAATTCACGTTAAGGATTGTTAATGCGCCGCTCCCGGCAAAATTGAAGATGCCCCCAACGTTAAAATTTTATGATGGCAcgtccgacccggacgatcaTATGTTCGCATTCGCCGGAGCAACTAAGGTCGAACAATGGCCCATGCCAGCATGGTGTCACATGTTTGCTCAGACTCTCACCGGGTCAGCAAGGGTGTGGTTCGACGGTTTACAAGAAGGGTCGATTGATCATTTTGAAGACTTCCGGCGTatgtttttgcaaaatttttgtcAACAGCGACGCTGCAAGAAAGACATCACTGAGGTCCATCACATAAAACGTCGTGATGGAGAGTCTGTCGAAGATTTTATTGGCCGTTTCAATAAGTGGGGCAGTGGACCATCTCCGTGTTTCCGGGTTCTGTCACGGAGTTCGAAACAATCAGCTTGTAGAGAAGCTCCACGAAGACCTCCCAAAAACCAAGGAG CCAAGAATGCGAAGGCTCGAACCACATCATGGAGATGGAACACATCACCACCAAAGGATAGAAACAGCAATTGGAATAGAAGTCGCAGGCAGTACCAGAAGTCTGATCGAAGCAGCTTTCAAACCAGAAACATATGTTTCAATACGTTCTCCGAATTAACCAAATCGCCGAGCGAGATCCTTAGTACGGAAACCACCCGGTTTCCTACACCGTCAAAGCAGCGGCCTATATCGGATAAACATTCTAAAAATTATTGTGAATACCACCGAGACAAGGGGCATACGACCGACGAGTGTTGGGTGCTAAAACAAGAAATCGAGAAAGCCGTACGATCCGGAAAACTCTCCCATCTCATAAAGGAAGTAAAAGATGGCAAAAAATCAGCAACCGCACCTGACAACCCAAACACTGAGGCCGGAATCAACATGATTCGGTCTACCGAACCAAGGGGGATAAAGCGGTCGAACCAGCGCATGGCAGCTTGGATGCACCAACCAACGTATTTTCCTCCGATTGATCCGGACGATGCTCGAGACGGACCGATCACAATATCGGCCGTAATTGTAGGTCATTTGGTCCGATGA
- the LOC110943240 gene encoding protein PFC0760c-like produces the protein MMFDHAYPGLVKDEGNDLLVLYHMDNDSLIILSRYHKKWPEPKTKAEFFGFVKSANYKDPDLVNHLKWRNEEEMKEKSASDELTKLAEFKETRSEWFTKEVKEKKKRGGKRTPKVQAEEGSSSQPQKKRKKKTVETMLVDEPEEDETEVDAVRDQDPVSPETEQLLENIDYGLETVKAAGEGGDDEEKSSSDSEKKRKRSGDDDDDLYVPSPEHVQEVQSPPSSGENIALEDIGDFNFVTDDVVKKLQKKVEEVLADKKKLEKRVKSVEAENSSLLKRLEEEKARRDEQNEYFKLKNKELEANNAMKEHEMYMMNKVLENLIGKSVEQRFEEIEVEEVRARRKAKMEAEMKNKGKGVQIEGVAESILDPCPISSVSGEFDDDDEDDDEDDEENDDDIMKDDADDVYSASSHDDDDDGNNDDDQGTSGIKVTEASNEENVDDYLHDDANEEPENAGSMGEHDDSKNVDESDDHVTRLILHLEHNVEEGEIMHTYTLDEIIKMTHVEDINFKFDFEEELNQFDINQQPEYQYKYVEDAVNYDRVDVEDCCDEEQSENVNVDTSNFPTLVEFFSQANEDELRRKVVESVKNKSFHETSKDEQREERKKWFRKDAEKKFKRLLKYYKRGREVSLGDIIS, from the exons ATGATGTTTGATCATGCTTACCCGGGTCTAGTGAAAGATGAAGGTAATGATCTATTGGTGTTGTATCACATGGACAACGATTCGTTGATTATATTATCCAGGTATCACAAAAAGTGGCCAGAACCGAAGACAAAGGCAGAGTTCTTTGGATTCGTCAAGAGTGCTAATTACAAGGATCCAGATCTAGTTAATCATCTGAAGtggagaaatgaagaagagaTGAAAGAAAAGAGTGCATCAGATGAATTAACTAAGTTAGCAGAATTCAAGGAAACACGAAGTGAGTGGTTTACGAAAGAagtaaaagaaaagaagaaaagaggAGGTAAGAGAACGCCAAAAGTTCAAGCTGAAGAAGGTTCGTCGTCACAACCACAAAAGAAACGCAAGAAGAAAACTGTTGAAACTATGTTGGTCGATGAACCTGAAGAAGATGAAACAGAAGTTGATGCTGTAAGAGATCAAGACCCAGTATCTCCTGAAACTGAACAACTATTGGAAAATATTGATTATGGTTTGGAAACTGTGAAAGCAGCTGGTGAGGGAGGTGACGATGAAGAAAAGAGCTCATCTGATTCAGAG AAGAAAAGAAAGAGGAGTGGAGATGACGATGATGATTTGTATGTTCCATCACCAGAGCATGTTCAGGAGGTTCAATCACCACCATCATCTGGAG AGAATATAGCTCTTGAAGACATTGGAGATTTTAACTTTGTAACTGATGATGTTGTGAAGAAGTTACAGAAAAAGGTGGAAGAAGTGTTAGCTGATAAGAAGAAGCTAGAAAAGCGTGTCAAGTCTGTCGAAGCTGAAAACTCATCTTTGTTGAAAAGA CTAGAAGAAGAAAAAGCTCGAAGAGATGAACAAAATGAATACTTCAAGCTGAAGAACAAAGAGTTAGAGGCCAACAACGCTATGAAAGAACATGAAATGTATATGATGAATAAAGTGTTGGAAAACTTGATCGGAAAGTCGGTTGAACAAAGGTTTGAAGAGATTGAGGTTGAAGAAGTAAGAGCCAGACGTAAAGCTAAGATGGAAGCAGAAATGAAAAACAAAGGTAAAGGTGTTCAAATTGAAGGTGTTGCTGAA TCTATTCTTGATCCGTGTCCAATATCATCTGTTTCTGGTGAgtttgacgatgatgatgaagatgatgatgaagatgacgaAGAAAATGATGATGATATCATGAAGGATGATGCAGATGATGTATATTCTGCAAGTagtcatgatgatgatgatgatgggaaTAATGACGACGATCAAGGTACTTCTGGTATCAAAGTTACTGAAGCTTCAAATGAAGAGAATGTTGATGATTATCTTCATGATGATGCTAATGAAGAACCAGAGAATGCTGGAAGTATGGGGGAGCATGATGATTCAAAGAATGTTGATGAAAGTGATGATCATGTTACAAGATTGATTCTTCATCTTGAACACAACGTAGAGGAAGGAGAAATCATGCATACTTATACTCTGGATGAAATCATAAAGATGACGCATGTTGAAGATATTaatttcaagtttgattttgaagaGGAGCTAAATCAGTTTGATATTAATCAGCAGCCTGAATATCAGTACAAATATGTTGAAGATGCTGTTAATTATGACAGAGTTGATGTTGAAGACTGTTGTGATGAAGAACAGTCTGAGAATGTGAATGTTGATACTTCTAACTTTCCGACGCTTGTTGAATTCTTCAGTCAAGCTAATGAAGATGAGTTGCGAAGAAAGGTCGTGGAAAGTGTAAAGAACAAGAGTTTCCATGAAACGTCAAAGGATGAACAGCGCGAAGAACGTAAGAAATGGTTCAGAAAAGATGctgaaaaaaagttcaagagaCTGCTGAAGTACTACAAGAGAGGCAGAGAAGTTTCTTTGGGAGACATAATCAGTTAG